One Sulfitobacter sp. M39 genomic window, CGATCAAGGGCCGCGCCGCTTCGGCTATCGCGACATCTTGCACGTGCAGCCCTTTGGTGGGGTTTCCCCGATCACGCTCGGTCGCGAGGCTATCGCCCTTGCGCTCGCCTTTGAACAGCACGTGGCTAGCCTGTTTGCCAATGGCGCGCGCCCGTCCGGCATCATCAAGAGCGACAAGGTGCTGGATGTAGAGGCTAAGAAAAAGATCGCGGCTTCATGGTTCAACACCCACGCGGGGCGCAACGCAGGCGGCACTGCCATTCTTGATGAGGGTATGAGCTATGACCAGCTTTCGATGACACTTGCCGATGCGCAGTTCGCAGAGAACCGGCTTGAGCAAATCCGTGAGATCGCCCGTGTCTTTCGGGTTCCCCCTACGATGCTTTTCGAGCTGACACGCGGCACATGGTCCAACACTGAGGAAATGGCTCGCCAGTTCTACGCCATCACGCTCAAGCCGTGGCTGACAAGCTGGGCATGGGCATATGCGCGCGTCCTGTTCACGCCAGAGGAACGCGCTGCGTTCTATGTAGAGTTTGTTACCGATGATCTGCTGACCACCAACGCCTCAGACCGCGCCGGAGCCTACGGGCAATACCGCAGCATGGGTGCGATGACGGCAAATGAAGTGCGCAGCGGCCTGAATCTTGCGCCGCTTGCCGATGGCAACAGCCTTGCCAACCCCTACACCACATCCGGTGCGGCTGAACCCGTGGCACAGGAGCAAGCAGCATGATCACGCACACCGGATTTTTCGGCACGGCTGAGCACAAATTCACCCTGACCGACGACATGATCACGGAGCTGGAGCGCATCACAGAAAGCGGGATCGGTGCGTTTTACCAGCGAGCCGTCGCGATGCTGTTCAAAGCAGCCGACCTTGCCGAAGTCATCCGGCTTGGACTGATCGGCGCGGGCATGCACCCGCAAGAGGCGATGCAGCTTGTGGACACATATGCCCGCAACCGCCCGATGGCGGAAACCTATCCACTTGCCCTCGATATCCTTGACGCCCGCTGGAACGGCACCGCCGCCCCGGCAACCGGAGACACCGCAGCATGACCACCCGTTTAGAGTTTAAGGCTGATCTGACCGTCACACCCGAAGGGCTGATCGAAGGCATCGCGTGGCCATTTTGCAGCGCTGATCGCGTCGGTGATGTGATTGAAAAGGGTGCCATCGCCGCGCCGGTTACTTTGCCGATGCTGTTTGCCCACGATCAGGGGCAGGTCATCGGTGTCTGGGATCAGATCGAAGAAACCGAAGCGGGTCTGATCGTGAAGGGCCGTTTACTGATCAACGATGTAGCACGGGCGCGTGAAGTGCAGGCGATGATCAGCGCTAAGGCTGTATCCGGCCTGTCCATCGGTTTTGTCACCACCAACTCAACACCCCGCGCCAAGGGCCGCACCATCACCGCGCTGTCCCTGCATGAAATCTCTGTTGTCGCTGTGCCGTGTCATCCGGGCGCACAGATCACTTCCCTGAAATCGGACGGCACCGCAAAGCCTACTAAGGAACAACACATGAATACCGAAACTATCGAAGATCCGATCAATCCATCTGCACCGGCCAACGCGCCCCAGATGGACACCAAAGCTTTCGACGAAATCAAATCCCGGCTGGATAAGATCGAAGCGAAAGCAAACCGCCCGCAAGGCGTTCACATCACTGGCCCGGTCACAGACCCCGAAACCAAGGCGTTTGGTAACTTCCTGCGCCGTGGTGTCGAACGGATCGCGCCAGAGGAAGTCAAAGCCCTGACCGTCGCAAATGACGCCAGCGCGGGCTATCTGGCACCGCAAGAGTTTGGCAGTGAACTGATTAAGCTGCTGACAGAGTTCAGCCCGATCCGGTCCTACGCGAAAGTCATTTCGATCAGCGCACCCTCTATCGTGTATCCGCGCCGTGTCACCGGCACCTCAGCAACGTGGGTTGCCGAGATCGCCAGCCGCACCGCATCCGGCATGACGTTTGAACAGGTGACAATGACACCGCACGAACTGGCCACGTTCACGGACGTGTCGAACGCGCTGCTTGAAGACAACGCCTATAATCTTGAAGGTGAGCTGCTGTCTGACTTCGCCGAGTCTTTCGCGAGGACAGAAGGGCTGGCATTTGTCAAAGGCACTGGCGCTGGCCAGCCGTTCGGCATCATGGCCGCGTCTGGCATCGCCGAGCTGAAAACCGGCGTCGCGGCAAACTTCCCCGTGTCAAACCCTGCTGACGTGCTAATCGCGATGTATCACAAGATCGCCACGACTTACGCGCAGTCCGGTGTCTGGATGATGAACCGCAACACGCTGGCCGTCGTCCGGCAGTGGAAGGATGGCAATGGCCGCTATCTCGTGCTTGATCCGATCATCGCTGGCGCACCTTCGACGCTGCTTGGCCGTCCGGTGGTTGAAATGCCGGATATGGACGATATCGGCGCGGGCACTTACCCGATCCTGTTTGGCGACATGCAGGGCTACCGGATTATTGACCGCGTGGGCCTGACCACACTGCGCGACCCCTACAGCCTTGCTGTAAATGGTCAGGTGCGTTTCCATGCCCGCAAGCGTGTCGGTGCTGACGTGACGCACCCTGATCGTTTCATCAAGTTGAAGTGCGCGGCATAAGATGATGCAGCGGCACGCCTCTGATATCGCTCTGGCCTACGGTGGCAACACTGTCTGGCTCAAGCCGTCGCTGCGTGCCGCGACGCACTTAGAAGCATTGCATGGCGGGTTTCCCGCCCTGCTTTCCAAACTGCATGAATTTGACACCGCGACGATCCGCGAGATCATCCGGTATGCAGCATTTGACCGTGCGGCGGCACAGACGATGCTTACCGCCCTATCTGGCGCTTCAATGCGCACGGTCCAGCAAGTCACGCTTGCACCTGCCTTCGCACTTCTCACAGCGCTGACGACCCCGGTATCTGAAAAGATCACGGGCGAGGCCGCGAAGGCACCTGCTGCTAAGGCAGTCGCATGGGCTGACCTGTATGCAGACCTCTACAAACTGGCGACAGGTTGGCTTGGCTGGACGCCGGACACAGCTTGGAACGCCACGCTGCCGGAAATCCTGAACGCCTTTGACGGTCACGTCGATCAGCTAAAGGCCATTCACGGCGGTGGAGATGACCAAGATGCCAGCGCACCCACCATGAACAACGATCAGCGACAGGCGAACATTGACGCTGGCCTTGATCCTGATTTTGATCGCGCCGGACTGCATGCCTTGAAGGCGAAGATGACATGAGCCGCCCGCCGCACCTTTGCACCTGTGGTGCCATCGTGGCGTATGGCGAGCGCTGTGCCTGCAGGGTTGCGGCCACTCGTGCGCGGAATAAGCGCCATGACGCGACCCGGCCCAGCGCCCGTGAGCGTGGCTATACGCGCCAATGGGAAGTTGCCCGCCAGGAATGGCTGCAGTTCAATCCTGTCTGCACACATCCGGGCTGCAATGCCTTGGCAACTGTGGTGGATCACATCACGCCGCATAAAGGCGACATGATGCTGTTCTGGGATAAATACAATTGGCAGAGCCTCTGCGCCCCTTGTCACAACCGGCACAAACAACGGTTGGAGCGCTCTCTGTGAACTCAGATCAAGCCCTCTGGTGTGAAGTGTTGTCCTTGGCGATCAGTGATGCCCTTACTGGCACATCGTCTGCCAGCAAGAGCCGCGAGACGCGCATTCACGAGATCGAGCGCAATCGCAAATACCTGACCATCCAGAACAACGACTTTGACATGGTTTGCTCACTCGCCGGTGTAGATCCGGTCGCAACCCGTGAGCACTTGATCAGGCGCATT contains:
- a CDS encoding phage portal protein, with amino-acid sequence MPLIDRFFRKRETKALSLTEPEAFGLFGATPTATGIYVSGNSALRVPAVACAVALISETIGAMPAKVHLTDTKEAAKGQGAYRLVHDEANEWTSAGQLREHLTIDALLTGNGYAHVVRLTGGEPFELHRIDPASVRADHEPDGEPFYIVQTDQGPRRFGYRDILHVQPFGGVSPITLGREAIALALAFEQHVASLFANGARPSGIIKSDKVLDVEAKKKIAASWFNTHAGRNAGGTAILDEGMSYDQLSMTLADAQFAENRLEQIREIARVFRVPPTMLFELTRGTWSNTEEMARQFYAITLKPWLTSWAWAYARVLFTPEERAAFYVEFVTDDLLTTNASDRAGAYGQYRSMGAMTANEVRSGLNLAPLADGNSLANPYTTSGAAEPVAQEQAA
- a CDS encoding gene transfer agent family protein, with product MITHTGFFGTAEHKFTLTDDMITELERITESGIGAFYQRAVAMLFKAADLAEVIRLGLIGAGMHPQEAMQLVDTYARNRPMAETYPLALDILDARWNGTAAPATGDTAA
- a CDS encoding phage major capsid protein — its product is MTTRLEFKADLTVTPEGLIEGIAWPFCSADRVGDVIEKGAIAAPVTLPMLFAHDQGQVIGVWDQIEETEAGLIVKGRLLINDVARAREVQAMISAKAVSGLSIGFVTTNSTPRAKGRTITALSLHEISVVAVPCHPGAQITSLKSDGTAKPTKEQHMNTETIEDPINPSAPANAPQMDTKAFDEIKSRLDKIEAKANRPQGVHITGPVTDPETKAFGNFLRRGVERIAPEEVKALTVANDASAGYLAPQEFGSELIKLLTEFSPIRSYAKVISISAPSIVYPRRVTGTSATWVAEIASRTASGMTFEQVTMTPHELATFTDVSNALLEDNAYNLEGELLSDFAESFARTEGLAFVKGTGAGQPFGIMAASGIAELKTGVAANFPVSNPADVLIAMYHKIATTYAQSGVWMMNRNTLAVVRQWKDGNGRYLVLDPIIAGAPSTLLGRPVVEMPDMDDIGAGTYPILFGDMQGYRIIDRVGLTTLRDPYSLAVNGQVRFHARKRVGADVTHPDRFIKLKCAA
- a CDS encoding HNH endonuclease signature motif containing protein translates to MSRPPHLCTCGAIVAYGERCACRVAATRARNKRHDATRPSARERGYTRQWEVARQEWLQFNPVCTHPGCNALATVVDHITPHKGDMMLFWDKYNWQSLCAPCHNRHKQRLERSL